A window of the Henckelia pumila isolate YLH828 chromosome 3, ASM3356847v2, whole genome shotgun sequence genome harbors these coding sequences:
- the LOC140892031 gene encoding NADPH-dependent aldehyde reductase-like protein, chloroplastic has protein sequence MATNAAADVPPLNGRVAIVTGASRGIGRAIVTHLRSLGAKVVINYVTSSTQADLLAAEFNSKSPSSTVAVAVKADVSIEADVHHLFDRAEKEFGTPTHIMVNCAGTLDSTFPTIANTTVEVWETTFNVNTKGSFLCCREASKRLARGGGGRIVLITSSLVGSLLPGYAAYAASKAAVETMTKIAAKELKGTGITVNCVAPGPVASDLFFAGKSEELVQRLVDACPMGRLGEPTDVAPLVGFLVSDGGAWVNGQIIRINGGSVV, from the coding sequence ATGGCAACAAACGCCGCCGCCGATGTTCCGCCACTCAACGGCCGAGTAGCAATAGTAACCGGCGCTTCACGAGGAATCGGACGCGCAATCGTGACGCACCTCCGATCCCTTGGGGCTAAGGTCGTCATCAACTACGTTACCAGCTCAACCCAGGCGGATCTCTTAGCCGCAGAGTTCAACTCCAAATCTCCTTCGTCGACAGTCGCCGTCGCAGTCAAAGCCGACGTATCCATCGAAGCGGACGTCCACCACCTCTTCGATCGAGCAGAGAAAGAATTCGGCACACCGACTCACATCATGGTGAACTGCGCCGGAACCTTAGATTCAACATTCCCAACCATAGCCAATACGACCGTCGAAGTCTGGGAAACGACATTCAACGTCAACACCAAAGGTTCGTTCCTCTGTTGCCGCGAGGCGTCGAAGCGGCTGGCCCGCGGCGGCGGGGGGAGGATAGTGTTGATCACGAGTTCGCTCGTGGGCTCACTGCTACCAGGGTACGCGGCGTACGCCGCCTCAAAAGCCGCCGTGGAGACGATGACGAAGATTGCGGCGAAGGAATTGAAGGGGACTGGGATCACGGTGAACTGCGTGGCTCCTGGGCCGGTTGCTTCGGATCTTTTCTTTGCTGGTAAGAGCGAAGAACTGGTCCAGAGGTTGGTGGACGCTTGTCCCATGGGTCGATTGGGCGAGCCGACGGACGTGGCGCCGTTGGTCGGGTTTCTGGTGAGTGACGGTGGCGCGTGGGTTAACGGGCAAATCATTCGAATCAACGGCGGATCTGTAGTTTGA